One genomic segment of Streptomyces sp. NBC_00239 includes these proteins:
- a CDS encoding MFS transporter, with amino-acid sequence MSTGTGADSAPGPSISAKTTMFSSLRIRNYRLFATGQVVSNTGTWMQRIAQDWLVLSLTGSASAVGITIALQFLPMLLFGLYGGVLADRLPKRPLLIATQSAMGLTGLALAVLTLTGQVQVWHVYLIAFLAGLVTVVDNPARQAFVHEMVGPGQLANAVSLNSANFQSARLVGPAVAGVLIAAVGSGYAFLFNGLSFVAPIAGLLMMRTAELHPVEQVARAKGQLREGLQYVSRHPELIWPIVLIGFIGTFGFNFPVWLSAFSDDVFHSGAGTYGLLNSLLAAGSLAGALLAARRGVGRLRLLVAAAVAFGVLVTLTPFAPSFWLFALLLVPIGMFGLTVNVTANSSVQMATDPEMRGRVMSLFMMVFAGGTPLGAPLIGWVTDTYGARVGMAAGGATSLLAAVAVGLVLSRVGGLRLRVDLRRGHPHVALVPRRRELVTAA; translated from the coding sequence TTGAGTACGGGAACCGGAGCAGACTCCGCACCCGGACCGTCCATATCCGCCAAGACCACCATGTTCAGCTCGCTGAGGATCCGGAACTACCGGCTCTTCGCGACCGGACAGGTCGTCTCCAACACCGGTACCTGGATGCAGCGGATCGCCCAGGACTGGCTCGTCCTCTCGCTGACCGGGTCCGCCTCGGCGGTCGGCATCACGATCGCCCTGCAGTTCCTGCCGATGCTGCTGTTCGGCCTCTACGGAGGCGTACTCGCCGACCGGCTGCCCAAGCGGCCGCTGCTGATCGCCACCCAGTCCGCGATGGGACTCACCGGCCTCGCGCTGGCCGTGCTCACCCTCACCGGGCAGGTGCAGGTCTGGCACGTCTACCTGATCGCCTTCCTCGCCGGACTCGTGACGGTCGTGGACAACCCGGCCCGCCAGGCCTTCGTCCACGAGATGGTCGGCCCCGGACAGCTCGCCAACGCGGTCTCCCTGAACTCCGCGAACTTCCAGTCCGCCCGGCTGGTCGGACCGGCCGTCGCCGGCGTCCTCATCGCCGCCGTCGGCAGCGGCTACGCCTTCCTCTTCAACGGGCTGTCCTTCGTCGCACCCATCGCCGGCCTGCTGATGATGCGCACGGCGGAGCTGCACCCCGTCGAGCAGGTGGCCCGCGCCAAGGGCCAGCTGCGCGAAGGCCTGCAGTACGTGTCGCGGCACCCGGAGCTGATCTGGCCGATCGTCCTCATCGGATTCATCGGCACCTTCGGCTTCAACTTCCCGGTGTGGCTGTCCGCCTTCTCCGACGACGTCTTCCACAGCGGCGCCGGCACGTACGGGCTGCTCAACAGCCTGCTCGCGGCGGGCTCACTGGCCGGCGCGCTGCTCGCCGCCCGGCGCGGGGTCGGCCGGCTGCGGCTGCTGGTCGCGGCCGCCGTCGCCTTCGGCGTGCTGGTGACGCTCACGCCGTTCGCCCCGAGCTTCTGGCTGTTCGCGCTGCTGCTCGTCCCGATCGGCATGTTCGGACTCACCGTGAACGTCACGGCGAACTCCAGCGTGCAGATGGCCACCGACCCCGAGATGCGGGGCCGCGTGATGTCGCTGTTCATGATGGTCTTCGCGGGCGGCACCCCGCTCGGCGCGCCGCTGATCGGCTGGGTCACGGACACGTACGGGGCCCGCGTCGGCATGGCCGCCGGCGGCGCGACGTCGCTGCTCGCGGCCGTCGCCGTCGGCCTGGTGCTGTCCCGGGTGGGCGGCCTGCGGCTGCGCGTCGACCTGCGCCGGGGGCACCCGCACGTGGCCCTGGTGCCGCGCCGCCGGGAACTCGTCACCGCGGCCTGA
- the thpR gene encoding RNA 2',3'-cyclic phosphodiesterase — protein MRLFAAVLPPPAAVAELRAAVGGLPADDRLRWTAEEGWHFTLAFMGEVEEHLLEELHARLARAAHRTESFPLRLHGSGHFGDRALWVGAAGGLDRMRLLAERADAAARRAGIPMEQHRRYVPHLTVARSRGEISLTPYTEALAAFEGTSWQVGEVCLVRSRLPVSGVPGEQPRYEVVGAWPLAG, from the coding sequence ATGAGACTGTTCGCCGCCGTTCTGCCACCCCCGGCCGCCGTCGCCGAACTGCGGGCCGCCGTCGGGGGCCTGCCCGCCGACGACCGGCTGCGGTGGACCGCCGAAGAGGGCTGGCACTTCACCCTCGCCTTCATGGGCGAGGTGGAAGAGCACCTGCTGGAGGAGCTGCACGCGCGCCTGGCCCGCGCCGCCCACCGCACCGAATCCTTCCCGCTGCGCCTGCACGGCTCCGGCCACTTCGGCGACCGCGCCCTGTGGGTGGGCGCGGCCGGCGGCCTCGACCGGATGCGGCTGCTCGCCGAGCGCGCCGACGCCGCGGCCCGGCGGGCCGGGATCCCGATGGAGCAGCACCGCCGGTACGTCCCGCACCTCACCGTGGCCCGCAGCCGCGGCGAGATCTCGCTCACCCCGTACACGGAGGCGCTCGCCGCCTTCGAGGGCACGTCGTGGCAGGTCGGCGAGGTGTGCCTGGTCCGCAGCCGCCTCCCGGTGTCCGGCGTGCCCGGCGAGCAGCCCCGTTACGAGGTGGTGGGGGCCTGGCCGCTGGCCGGATGA